In Vicia villosa cultivar HV-30 ecotype Madison, WI unplaced genomic scaffold, Vvil1.0 ctg.001134F_1_1, whole genome shotgun sequence, the following proteins share a genomic window:
- the LOC131633511 gene encoding uncharacterized protein LOC131633511 encodes MIVVGWVDFGRALALFDILHGKGVWRFDVVGMVVGCISVGEGRHSRDSVEKAEVGVVDEEEAPKIEVDNLVNEESENEPDAVVPPDQVHMPPAHMGNLNFDGDEPSTDIFYDPYTQTDARLKEGDIFRSKEECIMAIKRFHMENNVDFKVDRANVERKRSDSWVIGYISQDHTCVNTNVSQDHRKLSYDIICQEILPLVDKDPSVKVKTIISHIVATYNYTPSYRKAWLAKAKAIELVYGNWEDSYKQLPRFLFALQIYALGTDTILETLPTQSPDGTCLQGNVIFHRLFWAFRSSVQGFVYCKPILQIDGTWLYGKYKGTLLMAVAQDGNSNIFPVTFALVEGETAGGWGFFLRNLRTHVSPQPELCLISDRHASIETAYNNPTNGWQNSPSTHVYCIRHIAQNFMREIKDKALRKTLVNAGYALTQPKFQYYRHEIVSANPDAGRWINNLAREKWTISYDNGQRWGHMTTNLVESMNEVFKGIRHLPIIALVQATYYRMASLFARRGERWSAVLESGQVFSETCVKFMKEKSAKANSHIVTSFDQFNRTFSVKETIDHNEGLPRQQYRVLTKEGWCDCGNFQAFRMPCSHVIAACSYAHQDQLALLSPIYKADTLLVVYNNAFQVIANEDYWPAYEGDVVWHSDNMRRKKKGRPNSARIKTEMDDHEKMVRKCGTCREVGHNKNTCPNRGATSTNN; translated from the exons atgattgttgttggatgggttgaTTTTGGTAGGGCGTTGGCGTTGTTTGATATTCTTCATGGTAAGGGTGTTTGGAGGTTTGACGTTGTTGGGATGGTTGTTGGTTGTATTTCTGTTGGCGAGGGTCGT CATTCAAGGGATAGCGTTGAAAAAGCAGAGGTCGGCGTTGTAGATGAAGAAGAAGCACCGAAAATAGAAGTTGATAACTTGGTCAACGAGGAAAGTGAAAACGAACCGGACGCTGTTGTGCCACCAGATCAAGTGCATATGCCTCCAGCGCACATGGGGAACTTGAACTTTGATGGGGATGAACCATCGACTGATATTTTTTATGATCCATACACTCAAACAGATGCACGGTTAAAAGAAGGAGACATATTTCGTTCAAAGGaggaatgtatcatggccataaaAAGATTTCATATGGAAAACAATGTTGATTTTAAAGTTGATCGTGCCAACGTTGAGAG gaagagaagtgattCATGGGTGATAGGATATATTTCCCAAGATCACACGTGTGTTAACACGAATGTTTCACAAGATCACCGTAAGCTAAGTTATGATATTATATGTCAAGAAATCTTGCCCCTAGTAGACAAAGATCCGTCAGTAAAGGTGAAAACGATAATTTCTCATATTGTTGCAACTTACAATTACACTCCATCTTATAGAAAGGCTTGGCTGGCGAAAGCTAAAGCGATCGAACTTGTGTATGGAAATTGGGAGGATTCGTACAAACAACTTCCACGTTTCTTATTCGCACTTCAAATTTATGCTCTTGGAACCGATACTATTTTAGAGACCCTTCCAACGCAATCTCCAGATGGAACGTGCCTTCAAGGAAATGTGATATTCCACAGGCTTTTCTGGGCTTTCCGCTCATCTGTTCAAGGATTTGTGTATtgcaaaccaattcttcaaatTGATGGCACTTGGTTGTACGGAAAATATAAGGGGACCTTGTTGATGGCTGTGGCACAAGACGGAAATAGTAACATTTTTCCTGTTACGTTTGCTCTTGTAGAAGGAGAAACTGCTGgaggttggggtttctttctTAGAAATCTTCGGACACACGTTTCCCCCCAACCTGAACTCTGTTTGATTTCAGACAGACATGCTTCCATCGAGACTGCGTACAACAATCCAACAAACGGGTGGCAAAACTCACCTTCAACGCATGTTTACTGTATTCGACATATCGCACAAAATTTCATGCGAGAGATAAAGGACAAGGCTCTTCGGAAGACTCTTGTCAATGCCGGATATGCATTGACTCAACCGAAGTTCCAATATTATCGACATGAAATTGTATcggcaaatccagatgcaggcagaTGGATAAATAATCTAGCTAGAGAGAAATGGACCATATCATACGACAACGGGCAACGATGGgggcacatgactacaaatctcgTGGAGTCTATGAACGAAGTGTTTAAGGGCATCAGACACCTTCCGATTATTGCCTTGGTGCAagcaacatactataggatggCTTCTCTTTTCGCACGAAGAGGTGAGCGTTGGAGTGCAGTTTTAGAATCCGGACAAGTATTCAGCGAAACCTgcgtcaaattcatgaaagagAAATCTGCCAAAGCCAACAGCCACATTGTTACATCTTTCGACCAATTCAACCGGACCTTTagtgtcaaagaaacaattgaccataacGAGGGCCTTCCGAGACAACAATACCGGGTTCTTACAAAGGAAGGGTGGTGCGACTGCGGAAATTTTCAAGCCTTTCGCATGCCATGCTCTCATGTAATAGCAGCATGTTCGTATGCGCACCAAGATCAGTTAGCacttttatctcccatttacaaggcgGATACCTTGCTCGTAGTGTACAACAATGCATTTCAAGTGATAGCAAATgaggattattggcctgcgtATGAAGGGGACGTGGTTTGGCATAGTGATAACATGCGGAGAAAGAAAAAAGGTCGACCAAACAGCGCACGGATCAAAACCGAAATGGATGATCATGAGAAAATGGTACGAAAGTGTGGCACATGTCGTGAAGTCGGACACAATAAAAATACCTGTCCTAATCGTGGAGCAACCTCCACCAATAATTAG